One stretch of Psilocybe cubensis strain MGC-MH-2018 chromosome 6, whole genome shotgun sequence DNA includes these proteins:
- a CDS encoding Transcription elongation factor SPT5 — protein MSSYKRRRLDSLGNRTDINPFIDIEAAVSDDDESSEELDYEGGQLLNDNDEYSEDEERVAHSRLYHAMQNTDNADEWSDLLPMLLPSRMKIRPDNDIEPSSSRELIQKYGNPQPGGLGDNNYMPSATDIMYEIGCKVGREEAVAFKIMQMSTNPTFPIILARSVFAQSSIPGRIYVEAPSMQHAHTLACLVRELNPTHLVRLSSERCMEILSHPPPSRPEDQSWVKVAGKRKAWTTYANATGLVFTFQGRKSVVLIPRPPDNIKKSHLDRIFQDGFIITDFDAIDLKYLSNVLPTSSELEQFRECPFVTTETLAQASKAISMTRLKRYDRVKIIGGEYLGLFGTVKSVSDAEVEVHIPSQGITQAVALHDLRAAFQIGDSVEVVEGDHKDLHGWVSDFDGRSVCIIAPEHEREVIVPIHTVIFYVPPAHATLRPRKRHSSKLGERDHNDVYIGLSVIVVGNNTFKGYYGIVKSTTPDGFADVELEARNQRVERIKISHLIIHNREHINSAQDPGPSGGATPMPSTVASFLSPAWNPYSAIPVHSAVEIAELPSTVAHWLDTKYDKLKGLRLKVVDKSKGDHQVAMELLSLTDDTAHLALLGRTLTLPKSVLFPIHPVKKDDFVTPLEGDSMGIIFRIRSIDKDICVVHKYPVTRMKRGDTFPTFPTTSLIQIFPPSRGVKVVNM, from the exons ATGTCTAGTTATAAACGCAGACGACTTGACAGCCTAGGCAACCGCACA GACATTAATCCCTTCATAGACATTGAAGCAGCGgtttccgatgatgatgaaagttcggaagagcttgatTATGAAGGGGGCCAACTAC TGAATGATAACGATGAATActctgaggatgaggaacgtGTTGCACACTCTCGGCTATATCATGCCATGCAAAATACAGATAACGCTGATGAATGGAGCGATTTGTTGCCCATGCTTCTGCCTTCACGCATGAAAATTCGTCCTGACAATGATATAGAGCCATCTAGTTCACGAGAACTTATACAGAAATATGGCAATCCCCAACCAGGAGGACTTGGTGATAATAATTATATGCCTTCCGCGACTGATATCATGTATGAAATAGGTTGCAAG GTTGGACGCGAAGAGGCCGTCGCTTTCAAAATTATGCAGATGTCAACGAACCCTACATTTCCCATCATCCTTGCCCGGTCTGTCTTCGCTCAATCCTCAATTCCTGGGAGAATCTACGTCGAGGCGCCATCAATGCAACATGCGCATACGTTAGCCTGCCTCGTTAGAGAGCTTAATCCGACACATTTAGTTAGGCTATCCTCGGAGAGATGTATGGAGATCCTATCTCATCCCCCACCCTCACGCCCTGAAGACCAATCGTGGGTcaaggttgctggaaagcGTAAGGCTTGGACGACCTACGCAAATGCTACCGGCCTTGTGTTCACATTCCAGGGTCGGAAAAGTGTTGTTCTTATCCCCAGACCTCCggacaacatcaagaaatcgCACCTCGACAGGATATTCCAGGATGGATTTATTATCACGGATTTCGACGCCATCGATctcaaatatctttccaatgTCCTCCCAACATCGTCCGAGTTGGAGCAATTTCGCGAGTGTCCATTTGTAACGACGGAGACCTTAGCGCAAGCCTCGAAAGCCATCTCCATGACTCGACTGAAACGATATGATCGAGTCAAAATTATTGGTGGAGAATACTTAGGTCTTTTTGGAACGGTCAAGAGTGTTTCTGACGCTGAGGTGGAAGTGCACATCCCCTCCCAAGGTATAACACAAGCAGTTGCACTACACGATCTACGTGCAGCTTTCCAGATAGGCGATAGTgttgaagtcgttgaagggGATCACAAAGATCTCCATGGATGGGTGTCAGACTTTGATGGAAGATCTGTTTGTATTATCGCCCCAGAGCACGAACGCGAA GTCATTGTGCCCATCCACACAGTCATATTCTACGTCCCCCCTGCCCATGCTACTCTTCGCCCGCGAAAGCGTCATTCGTCAAAGCTTGGAGAAAGAGACCACAACGACGTCTATATAGGTTTGAGtgtcatcgttgtcgggaATAATACATTCAAGGGGTACTATGGCATCGTTAAAAGCACTACCCCCGACGGCTTTGCAGACGTTGAGCTGGAAGCTCGTAACCAGAGGGTGGAACGTATTAAAATATCACATTTAATTATACA CAACCGAGAACATATAAATTCCGCTCAAGACCCCGGGCCTTCTGGTGGAGCAACTCCAATGCCGTCCACAGTAGCAAGTTTTCTGTCTCCTGCATGGAATCCGTATTCAGCAATACCTGTACACTCGGCGGTGGAAATCGCAGAACTACCCTCAACCGTCGCTCACTGGCTAGATACGAAATACGATAAGCTGAAAGGATTACGATTAAAAGTCGTAGACAAATCCAAGGGCGACCATCAAGTGGCGATGGAACTTCTCAGCCTTACCGACGATACTGCCCACCTAGCATTACTGGGACGTACACTGACATTACCGAAATCAGTGttgtttccaattcatcCTGTAAAAAAGGACGACTTCGTTACACCGCTTGAGGGCGATTCAATGGGGATTATATTCAGGATACGATCAATAGACAAGGATATTTGCGTTGTACATAAATATCCCGTTACTCGTATGAAACGCGGTGATACATTCCCAACTTTTCCGACAACATCTTTGATTCAAATCTTCCCCCCGTCCCGTGGTGTCAAAGTTGTAAATATGTAG
- a CDS encoding G1/S-specific cyclin pas1, translated as MLPESHPLRRMVDFLRRYEDFTFLNYDVSSSSMRAAIKYRQSLAALQNSIVETPCVTSATWEQAGSLFAAYRLLNLVALWPAAFGPSLPVTVPLNEIQASTGTKEIFSRFKLVDDLKDWPAMLCSARKRILRADSKSHRNINTPSISDTPSSAFTQGGPSESTLLLCLARNHFKGVVGKIIGNVYCASLHYQILSGMRGMKDDEHVLPDIPTDTATLANLYASGHPDAALFLSEVTPSHLKIPLHVALFISPILLFVNKSWYSKKCDREQLLKASKALGNCRPRVLREVEMEIWKIIAAQNCDIQSALYKLVISDCWMECERVIAQDPAFHFFISSTSSAEVTANSNLARRSTEPHAQLQTVSHHGEKTTCEGSDADAEGDDDHEVDTTEMVSMGQRENGDNTVPTSNIQPPEDTSSVAGKDVSMGQQENGDNMVPTSDIQPPEDTSSVAGKDVPTDEQPGLPRSDDIGSGLLQTENTGPSSAGDCEMNVDPEQADVDHQMEDGPHTNGPENLGDGGAGQGAEGSSDEANRMSEVHEGEKQGQDGERPDEENRMSEDGEEERPDDSSSDNETEKQGQGDVPPVQEDRMSVDGEGVGPEQNNDSSDMERNTLEDSQGEKEGENAPPAPLILRIPPVSQINRSKNTTADSSQKGKGKGRQGLSKRPPKRKPTQATDTFDSDDDLCIDVDLYDSNTTLDVVSTPEKVYGTKVWSTYNGRGQLKSFCVVAHSQADVDRVERVLELVESDYVDGVPLHIARPEESCFAVFDRSTTKSMYLMESFSERNVVLMSPSQEESISTCSDEFYSQVRRHMGDMTSTRSIQDMSTMSSNPIERIKRGSLSQVMEAARMKGKRGKILNALDIPLPHAGAHSFDLSTEAAALRATSGSWKYSTPVPFGDMSWGLVATEGAFSDIHIDANGFCSFIQPLHGLKLWIIMYPRRLDVDLSSDRRVFLGDKLDYGETHHQDWIYEAIVLDNQSELFMRPNTLHMAYSISSVVCRGGHFYSSTSFEETLTGIIHCFTAGYRATNTNHSTSRFFLQQTIHWFYKVLVEGDSDPEDFYEMYHVPFYSTQSGYSSLIALCVCMILANALDYETYRNPDQMFSTKTSAQLDAWMRWDTNSLSDEERKACIFARGEALAILEWLCYRTKSIHYMIETDKNKDAQNIMATEKFHEMILCRYARMILAYDAEAKHNNIGGAPCCTDTSLLFVQLQGVCSGELNKVICRSIDQLPRSSVPKMLKLPVITLIDCDACADSSTQLRTPKEILELGTSVRDKLYLDGMKVKLESTNPIVCCSYRQTNTQILAGMKASGFTVTASNRSSSTSRSATPVSRDPSPEIGNFMEVDYIDNFLGASSEMEDDPPPKASKYNYPYVKEDYNGAGRAFGTGLTFMDQLKQDQFEPQRAENLYYPFASKDEWELSLFLLRSDMSVGMLNDFLKLELIKKLNLSYKSAKDLRNRAEILPSGPQWKSQTIIPEIPSKNQLTLFYRDGLECIKALLISPLLQDSMHFSPFKLFDKCNEMMRVYTEWFSGDIAHFMQYNKVPKDQLPKGATLVPPIISTDKTNISNMTGGRVAYPGLISIANIMMNFLHRSKAVNGMMAARLYHQCMDIALESVKQTARVGTTMADALGNNRFCFTPLAALIVDTPESALAACVAGSTSSVTLAQYETFGDSFRHPSRTADHTINTIMAINNVKPPNHLEPYLKESKKHRLNGVHLPFWRDWPLSDPSAFLTPEPLHHWHKMFWDHDAKWCIAAVGGSELDFRFSILQHRTGFRHFKEGISSLKQVTGREHRDVQRYIVALIADTVSTPFILAIRSLMDFRYLAQSQTISEAMCLRIEQALQDFHANKQAILDAGARRGKKNNPIDNFYIPKLEFLQSVVHAIRLNGCAIQWSADTTEHAHIEVVKAPSSSSNNQRYEPQVCRYLDRRDKLRNFDLFTAIREMRIDFRAIHSATITDEEEQEEGDEGEENGEVVMDTTSELLSTIMPMTTFQSAKSNRIVDYFYKASLYERGVLEGPVPYRTFSCSKNVVAHLSRDASSKRLHIDEVASIFKIPDLRPAIADYVSLINKESNPRQTNSRGYHIKGITGRRVSPPGCPLPYSKLEVWHKVRIQSTAYQYPHEILEAVTLNAYPPSNKHPFGYFDSAIINVDESEEWPRSGLQGHSVVDIRIIFRIVGETPSTVSPDITGRFLAYVQRFEVLNQPQSLGSAIRGPYPEPITGMYKLKRSQRTDNTIMGGILPLNQIRSLVDLVPQMGEKARRSLTTHNNQAVSTLSEIWHPQDIPSVFLPPAKVGGSSFPPTHSRPTSKQISSDLQSIASHTHPIHPHNSHPSVSGHNPSPTLLLASGTKSDQILPLKSFVYKVLRHSRTSKNVLQIALCYLESIRPKVPQILQEENIGIRSYAQPKSSIQKATPEELAMDAELTALENSGKINIINNFIDNSMQTFRVADSGSQDLAESCIYPQDSLSSVDVQVSTAPLSTTLSLPSPLLCPRRAFLASLILASKFSQEKCYSNRAWARLSGLPPREIGRCERALAQALQWRLWVGKCAFGESAATAT; from the exons ATGTTGCCAGAGTCGCACCCACTCCGC AGGATGGTGGATTTCCTCCGACGATATGAGGACTTCACCTTTTTGAATTACGATGTTTCATCATCGAGCATGCGAGCGGCCATCAAGTATAGGCAAAGCTTGGCTGCCCTTCAGAACAGCATCGTAGAGACACCCTGCGTAACCTCGGCTACATGGGAGCAGGCGGGTAGCTTATTTGCAGCATACCGTCTACTCAATCTCGTAGCGTTGTGGCCAGCAGCCTTTGGACCATCGTTGCCGGTGACCGTGCCCCTGAATGAAATACAGGCCAGCACAGGAACTAAGGAAATATTTTCACGGTTCAAG CTTGTAGATGACTTGAAGGACTGGCCGGCaatgctctgctctgccagGAAGCGCATCCTCAGAGCCGACTCTAAGTCGCACAGAAACATCAACACCCCTTCTATCAGTGACACGCCGTCATCCGCTTTCACCCAGGGCGGGCCCTCGGAATCAACGCTATTACTCTGTCTGGCGCGTAACCACTTCAAGGGTGTTGTGGGGAAAATAATCGGGAATGTGTACTGCGCCTCGCTACACTACCAAATCTTGTCAGGAATGCGCGGTATGAAGGACGATGAACACGTTCTACCAGACATTCCAACGGACACGGCTACTCTTGCAAATCTCTa TGCAAGCGGCCATCCTGATGCTGCGTTGTTCCTCTCAGAGGTCACGCCATCTCATTTAAAAATTCCTCTGCATGTCGCCCTTTTCATATCCcccatccttctttttgtgAATAAATCTTGGTATTCTAAGAAATGTGACCGGGAGCAGCTGCTTAAA GCCTCAAAAGCGCTCGGTAATTGTCGCCCCCGTGTTCTGCGTGaagtggagatggaaatttggaaaatCATTGCAGCGCAAAATTGCGACATCCAGTCAGCCTTATATAAACTTGTTATCTCAGACTGCTGGATGGAATGCGAGCGGGTAATTGCACAAGATCCCGCGTTTCACTTTTTCATAT CGTCAACGAGCAGCGCCGAGGTTACAGCAAATTCTAACCTAGCAAGGCGCAGCACTGAACCACACG CTCAACTTCAGACCGTTTCCCATCATGGTGAAAAAACCACCTGTGAAGGGTCCGACGCAGACGCGGagggtgacgatgatcacGAAGTGGACACGACGGAAAtggtcagcatgggtcaacgggagaacggggacaatacggtccctacctcaaatatacagcctccggaagacacgtcttcagtggctggcaaggatgtcagcatgggtcaacaggagaacggggacaatATGGTCCCTACCTCAGATATACAGCCTCCGGAAGACACATCTTCGgtggctggcaaggatgtgCCCACGGACGAGCAACCTGGTTTGCCGCGGAGTGATGATATTGGATCTGGTCTACTTCAGACTGAGAATACTGGGCCCTCATCTGCAGGGGATTGTGAGATGAACGTCGATCCGGAGCAAGCTGATGTCgaccatcaaatggaggatggtccacataccaatggtccagaaaatttgggagaTGGCGGGGCTGGACAAGGAGCTGAAGGGTCTTCTGACGAGGCAAATCGTATGTCGGAAGTTCACGAGGGCGAAAAGCAGGGGCAAGACGGAGAACGACCCGACGAGGAGAACCGAATGTCAGAAgatggtgaggaggaaaggcCAGACGACAGTTCGTCGGACAATGAGACCGAGAAGCAGGGGCAAGGGGATGTTCCACCAGTCCAGGAGGACAGAATGTCGGTCGATGGAGAGGGGGTAGGCCCAGAGCAAAACAATGATTCCTCAGACATGGAGAGGAATACATTGGAAGACAGCCAAGGCGaaaaggagggggagaacgcacctcctgctcctcttaTTTTGAGGATTCCTCCTGTTTCCCAGATAAACAGGAGCAAAAACACCACGGCTGACTCCTctcagaaagggaaagggaagggccGGCAGGGCCTTTCCAAGCGGCCTCCCAAACGCAAGCCGACGCAGGCTACCGACACATTTGATTCGGACGACGACCTGTGTATTGATGTCGATCTGTACGACAGCAACACCACCCTTGATGTCGTCAGCACTCCGGAGAAGGTGTATGGCACCAAAGTTTGGTCCACCTACAACGGTCGTGGCCAACTTAAAAGTTTCTGCGTTGTTGCCCAT AGTCAAGCCGACGTGGATCGTGTTGAAAGGGTTCTGGAATTGGTCGAGAGTGACTACGTCGATGGAGTTCCATTGCACATAGCACGTCCCGAAGAATCATGTTTTGCGGTATTCGACCGCAGCACCACGAAATCCATGTATCTGATGGAGTCTTTCTCTGAAAGGAACGTCGTCCTtatgtctccttctcaaGAGGAGTCTATTTCAACTTGCTCCGACGAGTTCTACAGCCAGGTACGTCGCCATATGGGTGATATGACGAGCACCAGGTCAATCCAAG ATATGTCGACCATGTCGTCTAACCCCATCGAGAGGATTAAGCGTGGGTCCCTCTCTCAGGTCATGGAAGCAGCGAggatgaaaggcaaaagaggaaagatccTCAATGCCCTCGACATCCCTTTACCTCATGCAGGCGCTCACTCTTTTGACTTGAGTACTGAGGCGGCTGCTCTTCGGGCTACATCTGGTAGCTGGAAGTATAGTACCCCCGTCCCATTTGGTGATATGTCATGGGGACTCGTAGCTACAGAGGGGGCATTTTCAGATATCCATATCGATGCCAATGGTTTCTGTTCCTTcatccaacctcttcatggACTGAAGCTGTGGATTATCATGTATCCCAGACGGTTGGATGTTGACCTTTCTTCTGACCGCCGTGTATTTCTGGGAGACAAGCTGGATTACGGGGAAACGCACCACCAAGACTGGATTTACGAGGCGATTGTTCTCGATAACCAGTCAGAACt CTTCATGAGACCGAATACTCTACATATGGCGTATTCTATCTCCTCAGTGGTTTGCCGTGGCGGACATTTTTactcctccacttccttcgaagaaaccctgacaggAATCATTCACTGTTTTACCGCTGGATACAGGGCAACAAATACGAATCATTCAACGTCCCGATTTTTCCTGCAGCAAACCATACATTGGTTCTACAAGGTTTTGGTTGAAGGTGACAGCGACCCAGAAG ATTTTTATGAAATGTACCATGTCCCATTCTACAGTACGCAGTCCGGATACTCGAGCTTGATAGCtctgtgcgtgtgcatgatCTTGGCAAATGCGCTCGACTACGAGACCTATCGAAATCCCGATCAGATGTTCTCCACCAAGACTTCGGCACAGTTAGACGCATGGATGCGGTGGGATACCAACAGCCTGAGCGACGAAGAGCGCAAGGCGTGCATCTTTGCCCGTGGCGAAGCCTTGGCTATTCTAGAGTGGCTATGTTATCGCACGAAGTCCATCCACTACATGATTGAGACGGACAAAAACAAGGATGCACAAAATATCATGGCGACAGAAAAGTTCCATGAAATGATACTTTGCCGCTATGCCCGTATGATTCTAGCCTACGACGCAGAAGCCAAACATAACAACATTGGTGGTGCCCCTTGCTGTACCGACACcagtttgctttttgtccAGCTTCAGGGCGTCTGCAGCGGAGAATTGAACAAGGTTATATGTCGCAGTATCGACCAGCTTCCTCGTTCCTCGGTCCCAAAGATGCTCAAGTTACCCGTAATCACTctcattgactgtgatgccTGTGCGGATTCCTCAACGCAATTGA GAACTCCCAAGGAGATTCTGGAACTTGGTACGAGTGTGAGGGATAAACTGTATCTGGATGGCATGAAAGTCAAGCTGGAGAGCACAAATCCGA TTGTGTGCTGCTCGTATCGCCAGACCAATACGCAAATTCTCGCTGGGATGAAAGCTTCTGGCTTTACTGTAACTGCT TCCAATCGTTCAAGCTCTACATCTAGATCAGCAACCCCCGTATCTCGAGACCCTTCTCCCGAAATTGGTAATTTTATGGAAGTGGACTATATCGACAATTTTCTTGGCGCGTCAtcagagatggaagatgaccCACCCCCCAAGGCATCAAAATACAACTATCCGTACGTGAAGGAGGATTATAACGGGGCTGGAAGAGCATTTGGAACAGGCCTTACATTCATGGATCAGCTCAAACAGGATCAATTCGAACCCCAGCGGGCAGAAAATTTGTACTATCCTTTTGCCTCgaaagatgaatgggagCTCTCCCTGTTCCTACTTCGCTCTGACATGAGCGTAGGAATGCTGAATGAttttttgaaacttgaacTG ATAAAAAAACTCAACTTGTCCTACAAGTCGGCAAAAGATCTACGCAACCGGGCAGAGATCCTTCCCTCTGGTCCGCAGTGGAAGAGTCAAACGATCATACCAGAAATACCAAGCAAAAATCAGCTAACGCTTTTTTACCgcgatggattggaatgTATCAAGGCGCTTCTCATCAGTCCCTTGCTCCAAGATAGCATGCACTTTAGCCcattcaagctcttcgacaAGTGCAACGAGATGATGCGGGTATACACTGAGTGGTTTAGCGGTGACATTGCGCATTTTATGCAG TATAACAAGGTTCCCAAGGACCAGCTCCCAAAAGGAGCAACACTTGTACCTCCTATTATTTCCACGGATAAAaccaacatttccaacatgaCCGGAGGCCGTGTCGCCTACCCTGGCCTTATCAGCATTGCCAACATAATGATGAAC TTTCTTCATCGCTCCAAAGCtgtgaatgggatgatggCAGCACGGCTATATCACCAGTGCATGGACATTGCTCTAGAATCGGTCAAACAAACTGCGAGGGTGGGAACCACCATGGCAGATGCATTGGGGAATAATCGTTTCTGCTTTACACCGCTTGCTGCCCTTATCGTTGATACTCCAGAATCTGCTCTGGCGGCTTGCGTCGCAGGATCCACATCCTCTGTGACGTTGGCACAATACGAGACGTTTGGGGATTCCTTTCGCCACCCTTCCCGAACTGCAGATCATacaatcaacaccatcatggCCATCAACAATGTTAAGCCCCCTAATCATCTCGAACCATATctaaaagaaagcaaaaagcaccGTCTCAATGGGGTTCACCTACCGTTTTGGAGAGATTGGCCCTTGTCTGATCCTTCTGCATTCCTTACGCCTGAACCCCTTCATCACTGGCACAAGATGTTCTGGGATCATGATGCAAAATGGTGCATTGCTGCAGTCGGAGGTTCCGAATTggattttcgattttcgatTTTACAGCACCGCACTGGTTTCCGACACTTCAAGGAAGGGATTTCTTCCTTGAAACAAGTGACCGGTAGGGAACATCGGGACGTTCAGCGATACATTGTTGCTCTcattgcagacacagtcaGTACACCCTTTATCTTAGCCATCCGGTCTCTGATGGACTTTCGGTATCTCGCACAATCTCAAACAATCTCCGAGGCAATGTGTCTCAGAATTGAGCAGGCACTGCAAGATTTCCATGCCAATAAACAAGCCATCCTTGACGCGGGAGCACGTCgaggtaaaaaaaacaacccaaTCGATAATTTCTATATTCCAAAACTCGAGTTTTTGCAAAGTGTAGTACACGCAATTAGACTAAATGGATGTGCAATCCAATGGTCTGCAGACACGACAGAGCATGCACATATCGAGGTGGTCAAAGCCCCTTCCAGTTCCAGCAATAATCAAAGATACGAGCCTCAAGTTTGTCGATACCTTGATCGTCGTGACAAATTGCGCAATTTCGATTTGTTTACAGCTATACGAGAAATGAGGATTGATTTTCGGGCTATACACTCTGCAACAATtacggatgaggaggagcaggaggagggggatgagggGGAGGAAAACGGCGAGGTTGTGATGGACACAACGTCAGAACTTCTTTCAACAATCATGCCGATGACAACCTTTCAATCAGCAAAGTCCAATCGCATTGTGGATTACTTCTACAAAGCTAGTCTCTATGAGCGTGGCGTATTGGAAGGCCCAGTCCCCTACAGAACATTTTCTTGCAGCAAAAACGTTGTTGCCCATTTATCTAGGGATGCTAGTTCCAAAAGATTGCATATCGACGAGGTTGCGAGCATTTTTAAAATTCCCGACCTACGACCAGCAATTGCCGATTATGTGTCACTCATCAATAAGGAATCAAATCCGAGACAGACCAATTCTCGAGGTTATCACATCAAGGGGATAACTGGCAGGCGTGTTTCTCCTCCCGGTTGTCCGTTGCCGTATTCAAAACTTGAGGTATGGCATAAGGTCCGTATACAGTCGACTGCGTACCAATACCCTCATGAGATCCTGGAGGCAGTCACACTTAATGCATATCCGCCATCTAACAAACATCCTTTTGGATACTTCGATTCAGCAATCATAAACGTGGATGAATCTGAGGAGTGGCCTCGCAGCGGGCTTCAAG GCCATTCTGTCGTCGACATTCGTATTATTTTTCGCATTGTCGGAGAGACACCCAGTACTGTGTCTCCCGATATTACTGGAAGATTTCTCGCATACGTCCAACGTTTTGAGGTTTTAAATCAGCCACAGTCTCTAGGTTCTGCGATCCGTGGACCTTACCCAGAGCCAATAACCGGCATGTATAAATTAAAACGAAGTCAACGTACAGATAACACCATTATGGGTGGAATTTTACCATTGAATCAAATACGCTCCCTGGTTGATCTGGTCCCTCAGATGGGCGAGAAGGCAAGGCGAAGCCTTACTACACATAACA atCAAGCTGTCAGCACCTTGTCCGAGATCTGGCACCCTCAGGATATTCCTTCCGTGTTCCTACCCCCCGCCAAAGTAGGGGGTAGCTCTTTTCCTCCTACTCATTCCCGTCCAACTTCCAAGCAGATCTCTTCCGATTTGCAATCCATAGCGTCTCATACACATCCAATACATCCACACAACAGTCATCCCTCCGTATCCGGCCATAACCCTTCCCCGACCCTCTTGCTTGCCTCGGGCACCAAATCCGATCAGATATTACCCCTCAAGTCTTTTGTTTATAAAGTCCTTCGCCACTCAAGGACATCTAAAAACGTACTGCAGATAGCACTATGTTATCTAGAATccattcgtcccaaggtCCCACAGATTTTGCAAGAGGAAAACATCGGCATTCGCTCTTATGCTCAGCCCAAAAGCAGTATTCAGAAAGCTACCCCAGAAGAGCTGGCGATGGATGCTGAGCTTACTGCTCTTGAGAACTCCGGcaagatcaacatcatcaataatttcattgacaattCTATGCAAACATTCCGTGTTGCCGATTCTGGTTCACAAGATCTGGCTGAATCGTGCATCTATCCACAAGACTCTCTGTCCAGCGTAGATGTGCAGGTCTCAACGGCTCCTCTTTCCACCACcctttctttgccatctccCCTCCTGTGTCCCCGTAGAGCCTTTCTGGCATCCCTCATCctggcctccaaattttcaCAAGAAAAGTGTTATTCTAACCGTGCTTGGGCAAGGTTATCTGGTCTCCCACCTCGTGAAATTGGTCGCTGCGAACGTGCCCTCGCACAAGCCTTGCAATGGCGACTCTGGGTCGGCAAATGCGCCTTTGGTGAGAGTGCTGCAACTGCCACATAG
- a CDS encoding putative oxidoreductase (putative oxidoreductase Mvan_2161) codes for MPFVDKQLNDGSKIPSIAFGSGSVNKGKDIHSYVEQAIDTGFAHIDTAQYYNNEQYVGVAIKESGLSRDELYVTSKYGFGSVQDAFHGSLSKLGLKYLDLYLIHTPNAVEAAGGYEVVWRQFEKFKEDGLTKSIGVSNFTVHHLQQLLKIAKIKPAVNQIRLHPYNLSEHASLLEYHAKHGIITEAYGSLAPITTYPGGPVDAPLDKAAARLGITPTQVVFLWVKAKGAVIVTTSSSKQHLQEYIAVGDLQDLTAEEVAAIDAAGAQGPPGILYISTTARWRALATVVLVLLAGWVYFVRVLVGHVLNLSIRGLEKNLIHVSSA; via the exons ATGCCGTTCGTTGATAAACAGCTAAACGATGGAAGCAAG ATCCCATCCATTGCATTTGGCTCGGGAAGCGTGAACAAGGGAAAAGATATCCACAGCTACGTAGAACAAGCCATAGACACCGGCTTTGCACACATAGACACAGCGCAGT ATTACAACAATGAACAATACGTCGGCGTTGCTATCAAAGAGTCGGGGCTGTCGAGGGATGAGTTATATGTTACGTCGAAATATGGCTTTGGAAGCGTGCAGGATGCGTTTCACGGGAGCTTGAGCAAG CTGGGGTTGAAATATCTCGACCTGTACCTCATCCACACGCCTAATGCTGTCGAGGCAGCTGGTGGATATGAAGTCGTATGGAGACAATTTGAGAAGTTCAAGGAAGATGGTTTAACCAA GAGCATTGGAGTCAGCAACTTTACTGTCCATCACCTACAACAGCTGTTGAAAATAGCCAAAATCAAACCCGCCGTTAATCAG ATACGGCTGCACCCATACAACCTGTCCGAACACGCCTCGCTCCTCGAATACCACGCCAAACACGGGATTATCACAGAGGCGTATGGAAGCCTTGC TCCCATCACCACGTACCCTGGAGGGCCCGTCGACGCGCCGCTCGACAAGGCCGCGGCACGCCTTGGAATAACGCCAACGCAAGTTGTGTTTCTGTGGGTAAAAGCAAAGGGAGCAGTAATTGTCAC GACGAGCTCAAGCAAGCAGCATCTGCAGGAGTACATAGCCGTAGGAGACCTTC AGGACCTGACTGCAGAAGAGGTGGCTGCGATCGATGCTGCTGGCGCACAGGGTCCACCTGGAATACTATACATTAGCACCACGGCTCGGTGGCGCGCTCTGGCCACCGTTGTTTTGGTGTTGCTCGCTGGTTGGGTGTATTTTGTAA GGGTCCTTGTGGGACATGTGCTAAATCTTTCGATTCGGGGCCTTGAGAAG AACTTGATCCATGTGTCCAGTGCCTAG